The Bubalus bubalis isolate 160015118507 breed Murrah chromosome 1, NDDB_SH_1, whole genome shotgun sequence genome includes a region encoding these proteins:
- the LOC102399924 gene encoding LOW QUALITY PROTEIN: U3 small nucleolar RNA-associated protein 6 homolog (The sequence of the model RefSeq protein was modified relative to this genomic sequence to represent the inferred CDS: substituted 1 base at 1 genomic stop codon) produces MAEVIQERVEDRLPELEQLERTGLFSHAEIKAIIRKALELEYRIQRRSLLKDDFIRYVQYEINLLDLIEKRRARVGYTFKKDEIEDPIIHRIQSVFRRASIKWKDDVRLWLSFIAFCRKWASNVHLSKIFSSLLAFHSNKPGLWILAAKWELEDRISSESARQLFLRALCFHPRCPKLYEEYFRMELMHAEKLRKEKQEFEKANMDVGSLXHAEEILTGELARIIYKNSTSVIKSAKFHVSLLSIARLFDFAKDLQREIYNDLKALHADDPVTWNYVAQQELVIESQPVEELPTTKQAKAKEMGRREERCCAVYEEVVKTVPTEAMWKCYMNFCMERFTKKTSSRLLRKKRLERTMVAFWKAHELKLLPEFQYRQLSKLLLHRQLLKESLEVADAGVKLFKKSVEMWQVKLEALIMSESHEMSKGFEQAFEYLKPQICLLPLWLTWAQWSEDAGKQEETEAIYKRAIFDLPGADSVPVKEMYLNWAYRSGGYKKARDVFKSLQENRPFSVDFFRKMIQFEKEQESCKMENLREYYERALREFGTKDSDLWMDYIKEELNHPLGRPENCGQIYWRPENCGQSVEQFMTQHALYQAGRL; encoded by the exons ATGGCGGAAGTAATTCAGGAACGTGTAGAGGATCGACTTCCCGAATTAGAACAGCTGGAGCGCACTGGACTCTTTAGTCATGCGGAGATTAAGGCAATCATTAGGAAGGCTTTAGAACTAGAATACAGAATACAGCGAAGAAGTCTTTTAAAGGATGACTTTATCAGATATGTTCAGTATGAAATTAATCTTTTGGATCTGATTGAGAAAAGGAGAGCTCGTGTTGGATATACATTTAAGAAGGATGAGATTGAGGATCCTATAATACATCGGATACAGAGTGTCTTCCGACGTGCATCAATTAAGTGGAAAGATGATGTTCGACTTTGGCTGTCTTTTATAGCCTTTTGTAGGAAGTGGGCTTCCAACGTTCACCTTAGCAAGATATTTTCTTCCTTGTTGGCCTTTCATTCGAACAAGCCAGGTTTGTGGATTTTGGCGGCCAAATGGGAACTGGAAGACCGCATTTCTTCAGAAAGTGCAAGACAGTTATTTCTTCGGGCTCTGTGCTTTCACCCACGTTGCCCGAAACTTTATGAAGAATACTTTAGGATGGAGCTGATGCATGCTGAAAAATTGAGGAAGGAAAAGCAAGAGTTTGAAAAAGCCAACATGGATGTGGGGAGTCTCTAGCATGCTGAAGAAATCCTTACGGGCGAGTTGGCACGGATCATCTATAAGAATTCTACAAGTGTAATTAAAAGTGCAAAATTTCATGTGTCACTGCTTTCAATTGCACGGCTGTTTGACTTTGCCAAAGATCTGCAAAGAGAAATTTACAATGACCTTAAGGCTCTGCACGCAGATGACCCCGTCACTTGGAACTATGTGGCCCAGCAAGAATTAGTGATTGAATCACAGCCAGTAGAAGAGCTGCCTACAACCAAACAAGCCAAAGCGAAGGAGATGGGCCGCCGGGAGGAGAGGTGCTGTGCTGTGtatgaggaggtggtaaaaactGTGCCCACAGAGGCTATGTGGAAGTGTTACATGAACTTCTGCATGGAGAGGTTTACTAAGAAGACAAGCAGTCGCCTCCTCAGAAAGAAGAGGCTGGAAAGAACCATGGTTGCATTCTGGAAGGCACATGAGCTCAAACTTTTACCAGAATTCCAGTACAGGCAGTTGAGCAAGTTGTTGCTGCATCGCCAGTTGTTAAAGGAATCCCTGGAGGTGGCAGATGCTGGGGTGAAATTGTTCAAAAAATCAGTGGAGATGTGGCAGGTGAAGCTGGAGGCCCTGATTATGTCAGAGAGCCACGAGATGTCCAAGGGTTTTGAGCAAGCCTTTGAGTACCTGAAACCTCAGATTTGCCTTCTTCCATTGTGGCTTACTTGGGCCCAGTGGAGTGAAGATGCCGGAAAgcaagaagaaactgaagcaatCTATAAGAGAGCTATCTTTGATCTCCCAGGAGCTGACTCAGTCCCTGTGAAGGAAATGTACCTGAATTGGGCTTATCGAAGTGGTGGTTACAAAAAGGCCAGAGATGTGTTTAAAAGTTTACAGGAAAACCGTccattttcagttgatttttttagGAAGATGATCCAGTTTGAGAAGGAGCAAGAATCCTGTAAGATGGAGAACTTAAGAGAGTATTATGAGAGGGCTTTGAGAGAATTTGGAACAAAAGATTCTGATCTCTGGATGGATTACATCAAAGAAGAATTGAACCACCCGCTTGGTAGACCTGAGAACTGTGGACAGATTTATTGGCGACCTGAGAACTGCGGACAG TCAGTAGAGCAGTTTATGACTCAACATGCTTTGTATCAAGCCGGCCGTTTGTGA